A region from the Sutcliffiella horikoshii genome encodes:
- a CDS encoding YtnP family quorum-quenching lactonase: METLTFGKWKLTWLNGGVTHLDGGAMFGVVPKALWSKRYPVNDKNQIELRTDPILIQTGEGNILIEAGLGKGKLSDKQRRNFGATEESSVEGDLQKLGLRPEDIDTIIMTHLHFDHVCGLTKWDAAQNKYVSVFSNATIYASEVEWNEMRNPNIRSRNTYWEMNWQGIEEQVKTFQEEITIINGIKMIHTGGHSDGHAIIEMTQGEESLIHMADLMPTHAHSPSLWVLAYDDYPMTSIEAKEKWIKEGIRRNAWFTFYHDAYYRAVKWNESYEIQEKVERKR; the protein is encoded by the coding sequence ATGGAAACGCTAACATTTGGTAAGTGGAAGCTGACTTGGTTGAACGGTGGAGTGACTCACCTTGATGGTGGAGCAATGTTCGGTGTGGTACCAAAGGCTTTATGGTCAAAAAGGTATCCTGTAAATGATAAAAATCAAATAGAGCTAAGAACGGACCCGATCCTTATTCAAACGGGGGAAGGCAATATCCTGATTGAGGCAGGACTTGGTAAAGGAAAGCTTTCCGACAAACAAAGACGCAATTTCGGGGCAACGGAAGAGTCGTCTGTAGAAGGAGACCTGCAAAAACTCGGGTTAAGGCCAGAAGACATAGATACCATCATCATGACTCATCTGCACTTTGACCATGTATGCGGACTTACAAAATGGGATGCGGCACAAAATAAGTATGTATCTGTATTTTCGAATGCAACCATCTATGCCTCTGAGGTCGAATGGAATGAAATGAGAAACCCTAATATTCGTTCAAGAAATACCTATTGGGAAATGAACTGGCAAGGCATTGAAGAACAGGTAAAAACATTTCAAGAAGAGATAACCATCATCAACGGAATCAAAATGATACATACCGGCGGGCATAGTGATGGACATGCCATCATTGAAATGACACAAGGGGAGGAAAGCCTTATTCATATGGCAGATCTCATGCCTACCCACGCCCATTCCCCGTCTTTATGGGTCCTTGCTTATGATGATTATCCAATGACGTCTATTGAAGCAAAAGAGAAGTGGATCAAAGAGGGAATAAGACGTAATGCGTGGTTTACCTTTTATCATGATGCATATTACCGCGCAGTAAAATGGAATGAATCTTATGAAATACAAGAAAAAGTAGAACGGAAAAGATAA
- the trmB gene encoding tRNA (guanosine(46)-N7)-methyltransferase TrmB, with protein sequence MRFRNKPWAADFIAENSFYCIPNPESHKGKWSEIFGNNNPIHIEVGTGKGTFVTEMAKANPTINYIGIELFESVIVKALEKAVEADIPNVKLLNVNAQKLAEYFEAGEVDRVYLNFSDPWPKTRHEKRRLTYKGFLDLYKEVLVPQGEIHFKTDNRGLFEYSLMSFSEYGLLLKYVSLDLHNSEFEGNIMTEYEEKFSNKGFPIYRCEVKYPE encoded by the coding sequence ATGAGATTCAGAAACAAACCGTGGGCAGCAGATTTTATTGCTGAAAATTCCTTTTATTGCATTCCAAATCCTGAAAGCCACAAAGGAAAGTGGAGTGAAATTTTTGGCAATAACAACCCGATTCACATTGAAGTGGGAACGGGAAAAGGAACATTTGTTACGGAAATGGCAAAAGCAAATCCGACTATAAATTATATAGGCATAGAATTATTTGAAAGTGTCATTGTCAAAGCATTGGAAAAAGCAGTAGAGGCTGATATCCCTAACGTTAAACTGTTGAATGTTAATGCGCAAAAGCTAGCTGAATATTTTGAGGCCGGTGAAGTGGACAGAGTTTATTTGAACTTCTCTGATCCTTGGCCGAAAACTCGACATGAAAAGAGAAGATTAACCTACAAAGGATTCTTGGATCTGTATAAAGAAGTTTTGGTTCCACAAGGAGAGATTCACTTTAAAACAGATAACCGTGGTCTTTTTGAGTATTCATTGATGAGCTTTTCTGAGTACGGGTTACTGTTAAAGTATGTTAGTCTAGATCTTCATAATAGTGAGTTTGAAGGCAATATCATGACGGAATATGAGGAGAAGTTCTCTAACAAGGGATTCCCTATTTATCGTTGTGAGGTTAAATATCCTGAATAA
- a CDS encoding YtzH-like family protein, whose product MPLNYHDQIHLLKDILADHQIDCCGSVAEYEQLERVIKSLMVNNEIDQNVKNILQDIYSYSQAGINSSNDHDHNQLHQSKFTNWIDSIDQYS is encoded by the coding sequence ATGCCGTTAAATTATCATGATCAAATACATCTTCTAAAGGATATTTTGGCGGATCATCAAATTGATTGTTGCGGTTCTGTTGCTGAATATGAGCAGTTGGAGCGAGTCATCAAATCATTAATGGTCAATAATGAAATTGATCAGAATGTAAAAAACATTCTACAGGACATCTATTCCTACAGCCAAGCTGGCATCAATTCCAGTAATGACCATGATCACAATCAACTTCATCAATCAAAATTCACCAATTGGATCGATAGCATCGACCAATACTCATAG
- a CDS encoding phosphotransferase family protein: protein MKVKWLEHLLGDEWKISPAGGLTGDAYFAQNEGKKLFLKRNSSPFLAVLSAEGIVPKLVWTKRLENGDVITAQHWISARELKPNDMNMETVAQLLHKIHHSKELLDMLTRLGKEPVEPSTILEDIKNGMALELFSLDVIQKSLDFLTKEIKNVQFKDKVVCHCDLNHNNWLLSDNQELFLIDWDGAVIADPAIDLCMLLYWYIPEQEWNDWLSTYGIPLTDDLRHRMHWYVIAQTILSVQWYHHKDIEKEKQNWLNYLERLLPVEL, encoded by the coding sequence TTGAAGGTGAAATGGTTGGAACATTTATTAGGTGATGAGTGGAAAATCAGTCCTGCGGGTGGTTTGACGGGAGATGCGTATTTCGCTCAAAATGAAGGGAAAAAGCTCTTCCTTAAAAGAAATTCATCGCCATTTTTGGCTGTTCTTTCAGCAGAGGGGATTGTCCCGAAATTGGTCTGGACAAAACGCCTGGAAAATGGAGATGTCATTACGGCTCAGCATTGGATAAGTGCGAGAGAGCTTAAACCAAACGACATGAATATGGAAACAGTGGCTCAGCTTCTTCACAAGATTCACCACTCCAAAGAGTTGCTTGATATGCTGACTCGATTGGGAAAAGAACCTGTGGAGCCATCGACAATATTGGAAGACATAAAAAATGGGATGGCTTTAGAACTCTTTTCTTTGGATGTGATTCAAAAATCACTCGATTTCCTAACGAAGGAAATTAAAAATGTCCAGTTCAAAGATAAGGTTGTCTGTCATTGTGATCTTAATCATAACAATTGGTTGCTTTCCGATAATCAGGAACTTTTCTTAATTGATTGGGATGGGGCTGTTATAGCGGATCCGGCCATTGACTTATGCATGTTATTATATTGGTATATCCCAGAACAAGAGTGGAATGACTGGCTTTCCACATATGGGATACCATTGACAGACGATTTGCGCCACCGTATGCATTGGTACGTGATAGCACAGACTATTCTTTCCGTACAATGGTATCACCATAAAGATATTGAAAAAGAGAAACAAAACTGGTTGAACTATCTGGAAAGACTTTTACCGGTTGAACTATGA
- the pulA gene encoding type I pullulanase, giving the protein MIFIKREFDAYLDEMDKITILLPSGSYNGESAFFTLTNQESTYPLEIIDRKTLQNSVKYICKTNTPISIGSKYMILDEHGRKTDLQIGAVIRSEAFDEAFFYEKDDLGALYQKGETSFTLWAPTASAVKIKLVAPKSKEGIFYSLIREEKGIWRITVQGDLEGFHYTYLVCVNLVWREAVDPYAIASTINSEAAVIIDKERINVPKVPMLPFMDATDAIIYELHVRDFSSHPKSGMIHKGKYAAFTEDQIEESDIGITGVSYLQSLGVTHIELLPLNDFGGVDEAEPDKDYNWGYNPLLFNVPEGSYALDANDPYSRILELKNLINTLHHKDLRVIMDVVYNHVYVREDSSFEKIVPGYYFRHDEHGMPSNGTGVGNDIASERKMVRKFILDSIRYWLQEYDVDGFRFDLMGILDVQTMNAVKEAVSIIKPGAIILGEGWELNTPLAADRKAMILNAKKMPGISFFNDMVRDSIKGSTFNLFDRGFALGNTHKTTLLKQSLAGSVQIEPNHKGLFLEPTQSINYIESHDNHTMWDKMAVCNSHEDEETRIKRHRLATSVILLSQGIPFLHAGQEFFRTKGGEENSYKSPDSVNSLDWERKKRYEENVDYVSGLISLRKAHKALRLSTVTEIKKHVRFPYEKGSMLMYHLSDVKQYGKYNHFLIVFHNGTNTENVSLPLSGEWEVLVEGSTAGDSPIRKVNKEIQVPPISTVVLAQY; this is encoded by the coding sequence ATGATTTTCATCAAAAGAGAATTTGACGCCTATTTAGATGAAATGGATAAGATCACTATTCTTTTGCCTAGCGGAAGTTATAACGGAGAATCAGCTTTCTTTACCCTAACAAACCAAGAATCTACCTACCCGCTTGAGATTATAGATAGAAAAACACTCCAGAACTCGGTTAAATATATATGTAAAACAAATACACCAATCTCCATCGGTTCTAAATATATGATTTTAGATGAACATGGCAGAAAGACTGATTTGCAAATAGGAGCGGTTATTCGCTCGGAAGCCTTTGATGAAGCATTCTTTTATGAAAAGGATGATCTTGGAGCGCTATACCAAAAAGGGGAAACTTCATTTACCCTATGGGCACCGACGGCCTCTGCAGTGAAAATAAAACTTGTAGCTCCCAAAAGTAAAGAAGGCATCTTCTATAGCCTTATACGTGAGGAGAAGGGGATATGGCGGATTACGGTGCAGGGAGATTTAGAAGGTTTTCATTACACCTACCTTGTTTGCGTAAACCTTGTATGGAGGGAAGCGGTTGATCCCTATGCAATTGCCTCCACGATAAATAGTGAGGCGGCCGTGATTATTGATAAAGAAAGAATAAACGTTCCAAAAGTGCCAATGCTTCCTTTTATGGATGCAACAGATGCCATTATCTATGAGTTGCATGTACGAGACTTTTCCTCTCATCCAAAAAGCGGAATGATACATAAAGGTAAATATGCCGCTTTTACAGAAGATCAAATAGAAGAGTCTGATATTGGTATTACAGGCGTTTCTTATCTCCAAAGTCTTGGAGTTACTCATATTGAGTTATTGCCATTAAATGATTTTGGTGGAGTGGACGAGGCAGAACCTGACAAGGACTATAACTGGGGCTATAATCCTCTTCTCTTCAATGTGCCAGAAGGAAGCTATGCGCTAGATGCGAATGATCCCTACTCTAGAATTTTGGAACTTAAAAATCTAATTAATACCTTGCACCATAAAGACTTGAGGGTGATTATGGATGTCGTCTATAATCACGTGTATGTCCGAGAAGACTCCTCTTTTGAAAAAATAGTGCCTGGTTATTATTTTCGCCATGATGAGCACGGTATGCCTTCAAATGGAACTGGAGTAGGAAATGACATTGCATCTGAACGAAAAATGGTTCGCAAGTTTATCCTGGATTCCATCCGATATTGGTTGCAGGAATATGATGTAGATGGTTTTCGATTCGACTTGATGGGAATATTAGATGTTCAGACAATGAATGCAGTAAAAGAGGCGGTATCCATCATCAAACCAGGAGCCATAATCCTTGGGGAAGGGTGGGAGCTGAACACCCCTTTAGCGGCTGACCGTAAAGCAATGATTCTCAATGCAAAGAAGATGCCGGGGATCTCATTCTTTAATGATATGGTTCGTGATTCAATAAAAGGTAGTACGTTTAACTTGTTTGACAGGGGATTTGCGCTTGGCAATACCCACAAAACAACTCTATTGAAACAATCGCTTGCAGGTAGTGTGCAAATTGAGCCGAACCATAAAGGACTTTTCCTTGAGCCTACGCAATCAATCAACTATATTGAATCCCATGACAACCACACCATGTGGGATAAAATGGCTGTCTGTAATAGTCATGAAGATGAAGAAACGAGAATTAAGCGTCATCGCCTTGCCACTTCGGTCATTCTCTTGTCTCAAGGTATACCGTTTCTTCATGCAGGGCAAGAATTTTTCCGGACAAAAGGCGGAGAGGAAAACAGTTATAAATCCCCTGATTCCGTCAATAGCTTGGATTGGGAAAGAAAAAAGCGGTACGAAGAGAATGTGGACTATGTGAGTGGTCTCATCTCGCTTCGAAAGGCACATAAAGCTTTACGCTTATCGACAGTTACGGAAATAAAAAAACATGTGCGCTTTCCTTATGAAAAAGGAAGTATGCTCATGTATCATCTCAGTGACGTGAAACAGTATGGAAAGTACAACCATTTCCTCATTGTTTTCCATAACGGGACGAATACAGAAAACGTCTCCCTTCCATTGTCAGGAGAGTGGGAAGTTCTTGTTGAAGGCAGTACAGCAGGCGATTCGCCAATCCGCAAAGTAAACAAAGAAATACAAGTGCCACCTATCAGCACTGTTGTGTTGGCACAATATTAA
- a CDS encoding NERD domain-containing protein, which produces MAQLIKLQDYITRYEADIYRYPNQYIRLKKQQWKTYEEMLRNPVDAQSPSHIALTEDTSSSKDNKLISLMKSFKKKEQAEELFTGTIDANHDEEWELPSITGSKTPEERKQQFLDSILPLQLKWASSTIREMSYLQKNYKRETLLKYFLQRFPDTFFVMYKPIFLVKHAPVELEIILVTPNEIFALFYMEEQEESVVLGNNERFWSIREKEKERKIVNPTISLNRMGSIIKNILPLYDVSLPVTKLLLHPKGYIDITDGPTDVQVVDKRTYTKWFEKMRANKLPLKHSQLKAAGALLSHCQSTYIDRPEWQ; this is translated from the coding sequence TTGGCACAACTAATAAAATTACAAGATTATATCACACGTTATGAAGCCGATATATATCGCTATCCTAATCAATATATCAGGTTGAAAAAGCAACAATGGAAGACATATGAAGAGATGTTGAGAAATCCGGTTGATGCACAGAGTCCTTCCCATATTGCTCTAACGGAAGATACCTCTTCCTCAAAAGATAATAAGCTGATCAGCCTCATGAAGTCTTTCAAGAAAAAGGAACAAGCGGAAGAGCTGTTCACAGGTACCATTGATGCCAACCATGACGAAGAATGGGAACTTCCGAGTATCACCGGCAGTAAGACACCTGAGGAGAGAAAGCAGCAATTTCTTGATTCCATTCTTCCGCTACAGCTAAAATGGGCAAGTTCGACCATCCGGGAAATGTCTTATCTGCAAAAGAATTATAAACGAGAAACGTTACTGAAGTACTTTTTGCAGAGGTTTCCCGATACGTTTTTTGTTATGTATAAACCTATCTTTCTAGTAAAACATGCGCCAGTGGAACTCGAAATTATCCTCGTTACCCCAAACGAAATCTTTGCTCTTTTTTATATGGAGGAGCAAGAAGAGAGTGTGGTTTTAGGAAATAATGAGCGCTTCTGGTCCATCCGTGAGAAGGAGAAGGAAAGAAAAATAGTAAATCCCACAATCAGTTTGAACCGGATGGGATCTATTATTAAAAATATCCTTCCGTTGTACGATGTAAGCCTGCCTGTTACCAAGCTTTTGTTGCACCCTAAAGGATATATTGACATAACGGATGGGCCAACAGATGTACAAGTGGTAGATAAACGTACATATACCAAATGGTTTGAGAAAATGCGGGCTAACAAACTCCCTTTGAAACATAGTCAGCTAAAAGCGGCTGGGGCTTTGCTTTCTCATTGTCAGTCCACTTATATTGACAGACCGGAATGGCAATAA
- a CDS encoding LrgB family protein, with amino-acid sequence MMNSWYGFLFILITYLVFLAMRHVYDRFRMPLFNPVATTTLLIIIGLLLTDISYDTYMLGGWWIQELLGPAVVALAYPLYHQRAKILRYRIPLIAGLSSGIVVGMITGFIYVKVASLPSMYSSSFLPKSVTSPIAMEIADLTGGIPSLAAALVILSGILGALFGPTLMRFLGITHYLGVGVGLGCAAHGIGTAKAMEYGEEEAAFSSISMTLSAILYALILPVAIHYLL; translated from the coding sequence ATGATGAATAGTTGGTACGGTTTCTTGTTCATCCTTATCACCTACCTGGTTTTTCTCGCAATGAGGCATGTTTATGATCGATTCCGTATGCCATTATTCAATCCTGTCGCCACTACGACTCTATTAATCATTATAGGATTGCTTTTGACTGATATATCTTATGATACATATATGCTGGGAGGCTGGTGGATCCAGGAATTGCTCGGACCTGCGGTTGTCGCACTTGCATACCCGCTTTACCACCAACGTGCAAAAATTTTACGTTATCGGATCCCGTTAATTGCAGGATTATCTTCTGGAATAGTTGTCGGAATGATTACTGGGTTTATTTATGTAAAGGTGGCAAGCCTACCTTCTATGTACTCTTCTTCATTCCTTCCAAAGTCTGTGACTTCCCCCATAGCAATGGAAATTGCAGATCTTACCGGTGGAATACCAAGCTTAGCTGCAGCACTTGTTATATTAAGCGGTATCTTAGGTGCACTGTTCGGTCCCACCTTAATGAGGTTTCTTGGGATAACGCATTATTTAGGGGTTGGAGTGGGACTTGGCTGTGCTGCACATGGGATTGGTACTGCTAAAGCGATGGAATATGGGGAAGAAGAGGCGGCATTCAGTTCCATCAGCATGACACTTTCCGCAATCCTTTACGCTTTGATACTGCCTGTTGCAATTCATTATTTATTATAG
- a CDS encoding CidA/LrgA family protein — MKLLIQVAVFYLFYQIGVVLQNTFDIPVPGSIIGMVLLLILLLTGLVKEKYLQGGANVLLVYLPLFFVPATVGVMNHFGFLSQIEGLIMLLALLVGTIMVLVSSGLIAQKAAASVDNKTEATGVMDDE, encoded by the coding sequence ATGAAACTATTAATTCAAGTAGCAGTTTTTTATTTGTTTTATCAAATTGGTGTAGTGTTACAGAATACTTTCGATATCCCCGTTCCGGGTAGTATTATCGGAATGGTTTTATTGCTTATCTTGCTTTTAACAGGCCTTGTAAAGGAGAAATATTTGCAGGGTGGAGCGAATGTACTGCTAGTATATCTCCCGTTGTTTTTTGTCCCGGCCACAGTAGGAGTCATGAATCATTTTGGATTTCTATCACAAATAGAAGGGCTAATCATGTTGCTTGCCCTTTTAGTTGGCACAATTATGGTTCTGGTAAGTTCGGGGTTGATTGCTCAAAAAGCGGCAGCATCCGTCGATAATAAGACAGAAGCAACGGGAGTGATGGATGATGAATAG
- the thpR gene encoding RNA 2',3'-cyclic phosphodiesterase, giving the protein MTTQTHYFVAVPLPQPLKEAFHLYKKELKSHFPFTRWVHPEDLHITLAFLGDLEEGQKDKLTTLLKETVTNHQRFSLTLSDLGTFGNPQSPRIFWYGIEKSTELNLLRKSVYDACEMVGLQLDTRPFHPHITVARKWKGPGSIDHNLLPVHSSQKETFEVNDIILYETHLNRLPKYEEKEIFSLV; this is encoded by the coding sequence ATGACTACACAGACTCATTATTTTGTTGCTGTACCACTTCCACAACCGTTAAAGGAAGCGTTTCATTTATATAAGAAAGAATTAAAAAGCCACTTTCCATTTACAAGATGGGTGCATCCGGAAGACCTTCATATCACGCTCGCATTTTTAGGTGATTTGGAAGAAGGTCAAAAGGATAAGCTGACAACACTGCTTAAGGAAACAGTCACAAATCATCAACGTTTTTCGCTCACCTTAAGTGATCTTGGAACATTTGGAAACCCCCAGTCGCCACGGATTTTTTGGTACGGTATTGAAAAGTCAACCGAGCTGAATCTACTGCGAAAATCAGTATATGATGCCTGTGAAATGGTTGGACTTCAACTCGACACACGGCCTTTTCATCCTCATATAACCGTAGCAAGAAAGTGGAAGGGACCAGGATCCATAGATCATAATCTGCTTCCTGTACACAGTTCGCAGAAAGAGACTTTTGAGGTGAACGATATCATTTTGTATGAAACCCATCTAAACAGATTGCCAAAATATGAAGAAAAGGAAATTTTTTCATTAGTATAG
- the cysK gene encoding cysteine synthase A has product MKVVSNMADLIGDTPLVKLNRIVPEGAATVYLKLEFQNPSGSVKDRAAFNMIIQAEKDGLIKPGATIIEPTSGNTGIGLAMNAAARGYKAILIMPDTMSKERINLLKAYGAEVVLTPGDEKMPGAIKKAQELVKEIPNSFMPMQFENHANSDAHRKSTALEIIDGMEQIGKPLSAFVATAGTGGTITGTGEELKKHYEGLTVHVVEPAGSPVLSGGKPGKHKLVGTSPGFIPDILNQEVYDEIFKIKDEDAYEITRKLARHEGILVGPSSGAACYSAIEVAKRLTPDDVVVCIACDTGERYLSTDLFEFENE; this is encoded by the coding sequence GTGAAGGTTGTTTCAAATATGGCTGATTTAATTGGAGATACTCCACTTGTCAAGTTGAACCGCATTGTGCCTGAAGGAGCGGCAACAGTATATCTAAAATTGGAATTCCAAAACCCCAGCGGCAGCGTAAAAGACAGAGCTGCGTTTAATATGATCATCCAGGCGGAAAAGGATGGCCTTATCAAGCCTGGAGCAACCATCATTGAACCAACTAGCGGTAATACCGGAATTGGTTTGGCGATGAATGCCGCAGCAAGGGGATATAAGGCAATATTAATCATGCCAGATACCATGTCAAAAGAGCGGATTAATTTACTAAAAGCATATGGTGCAGAGGTAGTATTGACACCGGGTGATGAAAAAATGCCAGGTGCTATTAAAAAAGCGCAGGAATTGGTGAAAGAAATTCCAAACAGCTTCATGCCGATGCAGTTTGAAAACCATGCCAATTCAGATGCTCACAGAAAGTCTACGGCACTCGAAATCATTGATGGGATGGAACAAATCGGCAAGCCGTTATCCGCTTTTGTCGCAACTGCTGGTACGGGCGGGACCATTACCGGAACTGGAGAAGAGTTGAAAAAGCATTATGAAGGATTGACGGTTCATGTCGTGGAACCTGCAGGATCACCTGTCCTTTCCGGCGGTAAGCCCGGAAAACATAAGCTTGTTGGAACTAGCCCTGGGTTCATTCCAGATATCTTGAATCAGGAAGTATACGATGAGATTTTCAAGATTAAAGATGAAGACGCATATGAAATCACTCGTAAGCTCGCTCGTCATGAGGGCATATTGGTTGGGCCGTCTTCAGGTGCTGCTTGCTATTCTGCGATTGAAGTGGCCAAAAGGTTGACTCCTGATGATGTAGTGGTATGTATCGCATGCGATACGGGGGAAAGATATTTGTCTACGGACCTTTTTGAATTTGAAAATGAATAA
- a CDS encoding MFS transporter, whose protein sequence is MSTASMEDKTSRYFYSFYFLTFFSFGALFPLLTVYLKEDVGLSGSQIGMIMSISPVVMIFVQPLWGVFSDYTQRPKQILLWTLFLTAVTGIAFSFMESYGALLAVAFLLAVTQSALVPISDSITLNYVQRTKGNYGSIRLWGAIGFAVAVLVAGWLSDFFSLKVIFFTFAIALLLGAMVSVFLPKESQTISVNVRDGIGTLMKLPKFVMFLVTTFLIFGPVFANNFYFGLFITDIGGTVTGVGIAFLLAAGSEAPFMRVAGKWIARFGLHTIMISAASIAMIRWVLYFFEPPLYVVYATTIAQGFSVGLFIPAALQFVRDIAPTSARATAVSLYTAVGNGLGSWFCTFFGGFIAEYYSVAHVYLFFGLLTMCGLVFIMMINQADKKQLAQAS, encoded by the coding sequence ATGAGTACTGCCTCTATGGAAGACAAAACATCTCGCTATTTTTACAGTTTTTACTTTTTAACATTTTTCAGCTTTGGGGCTCTATTCCCTTTGCTGACCGTATATTTGAAAGAAGATGTTGGATTGAGCGGATCACAAATTGGGATGATCATGTCGATAAGTCCTGTTGTGATGATATTCGTCCAGCCTTTGTGGGGAGTCTTTAGTGACTATACCCAAAGACCAAAACAAATCTTGCTGTGGACGCTGTTTCTAACAGCGGTAACAGGGATTGCCTTTTCATTTATGGAGAGCTATGGAGCCTTACTTGCCGTTGCGTTTTTGTTGGCTGTTACACAAAGTGCCCTTGTTCCCATCTCAGACAGCATTACCCTTAATTATGTTCAAAGGACAAAAGGAAATTATGGTTCCATCAGATTATGGGGAGCGATAGGTTTTGCTGTGGCCGTGCTTGTTGCGGGCTGGCTTTCTGATTTCTTTTCTTTAAAAGTAATCTTCTTTACCTTTGCGATCGCTTTATTGCTAGGCGCGATGGTGTCGGTTTTTCTACCGAAAGAAAGTCAGACAATCAGTGTGAATGTCCGTGACGGCATTGGAACGCTCATGAAACTGCCTAAGTTTGTCATGTTCCTTGTGACAACGTTTCTAATATTCGGTCCTGTATTCGCCAATAATTTTTACTTTGGCCTGTTCATAACAGATATTGGGGGGACCGTTACGGGAGTCGGAATTGCCTTCTTGCTCGCTGCCGGTAGTGAGGCGCCATTTATGAGGGTGGCAGGCAAGTGGATCGCCCGCTTTGGTCTTCACACTATCATGATTAGTGCTGCTTCCATTGCCATGATACGGTGGGTGCTATATTTCTTTGAGCCACCGTTGTATGTGGTATATGCGACTACAATTGCACAAGGTTTCTCTGTCGGGCTATTCATTCCTGCAGCGCTTCAGTTTGTACGGGATATTGCCCCAACTTCGGCGCGTGCTACGGCGGTTTCTCTTTATACTGCTGTTGGTAACGGGCTGGGTAGCTGGTTCTGTACTTTCTTTGGCGGCTTTATTGCAGAATACTATTCCGTTGCGCACGTATATTTGTTCTTCGGCCTACTAACAATGTGCGGACTCGTCTTCATCATGATGATCAACCAAGCCGATAAAAAACAACTCGCACAAGCATCATAA